One Spea bombifrons isolate aSpeBom1 chromosome 1, aSpeBom1.2.pri, whole genome shotgun sequence DNA window includes the following coding sequences:
- the ANAPC5 gene encoding anaphase-promoting complex subunit 5, which produces MASVHESLYFNPMMTNGVVHANVFGIKDWVTPYKISVLVLLSEMTKNTKIGLVEKRRLNKQILPLLQGPDMTLSKLIKIIEECCPNVASSVQIRIKLMAEGELKDMEQFFDDLADSFSGTVPEVHKTSVVGLFLRHMILAYNKLSFSQVYKLYTSLQNYFRVNKNKPSLKAENEEAEMDLTNSEEEEEDKEERKMEKEDLDLPVGEEEMACNGPLSQKQAEYFLSQQASLLKNDESKALTPVLLQKELNNLLKFNPDFAEAHYLSYLNSLRVQDVFSSTHSLLHYFDRLILTGAESKSNGDEGYGRSLRYAALNLAALHCRFGHYHQAELALQEAIRIAQESSDHVCLQHCLSWLYILKHRKGADSSVLLEHSVKRAIHFGLPYLVSLGIQSLVQQRAFAGKTTDKLMDALKDADLLHWKHSLSELIDISTAQKTAIWRLYGQSTMALQQAQMLLSMNSLDAVNVGVQQNNTESFAVVLCHLAELHAEQGHFSAASEILKHLKERFPPNCQHAKLWMLFDQKIQFDRAMNDGKYHTTESLVTGITALNSVEGLYRKAIVLKAQNQTVEAHKILQVLLTHCQKVRNIEMVIRVLLSLAELYWRSSCHAVALPVLLQALALSREYRLQYLASETVLSLAFTQLMLGIPEQALNILHMAIEPILAHGAVLDKGRAMLLVAKCQVASAASYSPHKKTEALESAILNLNEAKAYFAKVDCKEQIRDILYLQARLFNSLGKIQERNKCAMLFRQMHQELPSHGVSLLIRL; this is translated from the exons ATGGCTAGTGTTCACGAGAGTCTTTACTTTAACCCCATGATGACAAACGGGGTCGTTCATGCTAACGTATTCGGTATTAAGGACTGGGTTACCCCCTACAAAATTTCGGTGTTGGTTCTGCTGAGCGAGATGACCAAGAATACGAAGATCGGACTGGTGGAGAAGAGGCGGCTGAACAAGCAAATCCTGCCTCTGCTGCAG GGACCAGATATGACTCTTTCAAAGCTCATCAAAATAATAGAAGAATGCTGTCCGAATGTGGCAAGTTCAGTACAAATCAG AATAAAGCTGATGGCTGAAGGTGAACTTAAGGACATGGAGCAATTCTTTGATGATCTTGCTGATTCTTTCAGTGGAACAGTGCCTGAAGTACACAAGACAAGTGTTGTTG GGCTGTTTCTTCGACACATGATCTTGGCGTACAATAAGCTTTCATTTAGCCAGGTGTACAAGTTGTATACCTCACTGCAGAATTATTTTCGGGTTAACAAGAACAAACCTTCCTTAAAGGCTGAGAATGAGGAGGCAGAAATGGATCTGACAAattctgaagaagaagaagaagacaaagaagaacggaaaatggaaaaagaagACCTTGATCTTCCCGTTGG ggAGGAGGAGATGGCTTGCAATGGACCCCTCTCTCAGAAACAAGCAGAATATTTCCTTTCTCAGCAG gctTCCTTACTGAAGAATGATGAAAGTAAAGCACTCACACCTGTCTTGTTGCAAAAGGAGTTGAACAATCTGCTGAAGTTTAACCCAGATTTTGCAGAAGCT CATTATTTAAGCTACTTAAATAGCCTTCGTGTGCAAGATGTGTTTAGCTCAACACACAGTCTGCTGCATTACTTTGACCGCCTTATTCTTACTGGAGCAGAGAGTAAAAGCAATGGGGATGAGGGATACGGTCGGAGCCTGAGATATGCTGCTCTTAACCTGGCTGCCCTGCATTGCCGCTTTGGACACTA TCACCAAGCTGAACTGGCCCTTCAGGAAGCCATCAGGATAGCCCAGGAATCAAGTGACCATGTGTGTTTGCAGCATTGTCTG AGCTGGCTATATATTCTGAAGCACAGGAAAGGGGCAGACAGTAGTGTTCTATTGGAACATTCTGTGAAGAGAGCCATACACTTCGGCTTACCG TATTTGGTCTCCTTGGGTATCCAGTCATTGGTTCAGCAGAGAGCGTTTGCAGGAAAGACTACAGACAAACTGATGGATGCATTGAAAGACGCCGACCTCCTCCACTGGAAGCACAGCCTGTCAGAACTTATTGATATCAGCACTGCTCAGAAGACAGCGATATGGAGATTGTATGGCCAGAG TACTATGGCTTTGCAACAGGCACAGATGCTCCTTAGTATGAACAGCCTGGATGCCGTCAATGTGGGTGTTCAGCAAAACAACACAGAGTCCTTCGCTGTGGTTTTATGCCATCTTGCAGAGCTGCATGCAGAGCAG GGACATTTTTCTGCCGCCTCTGAGATCcttaaacatttaaaggaaaGGTTCCCTCCAAACTGTCAGCATGCAAAG CTGTGGATGCTGTTTGATCAAAAAATCCAGTTTGATCGTGCAATGAATGATGGAAAGTATCACACGACCGAATCACTTGTAACTGGTATTACCGCACTAAACAGTGTGGAGGGACTATACAG GAAAGCAATTGTTTTGAAAGCCCAAAACCAAACTGTAGAGGCCCATAAAATTCTGCAGGTACTATTAACGCACTGCCAGAAAGTTAGGAACATAGAGATGGTTATACG AGTTCTGTTATCTTTGGCAGAGCTTTACTGGAGGTCATCTTGTCATGCAGTTGCGCTGCCTGTTCTACTCCAGGCACTGGCTCTGTCCAGGGAATATCGGCTGCAGTACCTGGCCTCCGAGACTGTGCTAAGCTTGGCTTTCACACAG CTCATGCTTGGCATTCCAGAACAAGCATTAAACATCTTGCACATGGCGATAGAACCGATCCTGGCCCATGGTGCTGTGCTGGATAAGGGAAGAGCCATGCTTCTGGTAGCCAAGTGCCAAGTTGCTTCAGCAGCATCCTACAGTCCTCACAAAAAAACCGAAG CTCTGGAGTCGGCCATTCTAAACCTCAACGAAGCTAAAGCTTACTTTGCAAAAGTGGACTGCAAGGAGCAGATTCGAGACATCCTATATTTACAAGCCAGGCTGTTCAACAGTTTGGGAAAAATCCAAGAAAGGAACAAATGTGCCATGCTTTTCAGACAGATGCATCAGGAGCTACCATCTCATGGAGTCTCCTTACTTATACGCTTGTAA